The Eleutherodactylus coqui strain aEleCoq1 chromosome 6, aEleCoq1.hap1, whole genome shotgun sequence genome window below encodes:
- the LZIC gene encoding protein LZIC: MASRGKSETSKLRQNLEEQLDRLMQQLQDLEECREELDADEYEETKKETLEQLSEFNDSLQKIIAGNMTLVDELGGMQLAIQAAISQAFKTPEVIRMFAKKQPGQLRTRLAEMDRDLMVGKLARDVYTQQKGEILTALRKLGEKLTPEDEAFLSENAGAALSQFQKVSEGLGSGDKVLALASLEVENTKK, from the exons ATGGCGTCAAGAGGGAAGAGCGAAACCAGTAAACTCCGACAAAACTTGGAGGAGCAGTTGGATCGTCTGATGCAGCAGCTTCAGGACCTGGAGGAATGCAG AGAGGAGCTGGATGCTGACGAGTATGAAGAGACCAAGAAAGAGACGCTGGAGCAGCTGAGTGAGTTCAACGACTCTTTGCAGAAAATTATCGCAGGGAACATGACGCTGGTGGATGAGCTTGGTGGGATGCAGCTG GCCATTCAAGCAGCCATCAGCCAAGCGTTCAAGACCCCAGAAGTTATCCGAATGTTTGCCAAGAAGCAGCCTGGGCAGCTGAGGACGCGGCTAGCTGAG ATGGATCGAGATTTAATGGTGGGTAAATTAGCCCGAGATGTTTACACCCAGCAGAAAGGGGAAATCCTGACCGCTCTACGGAAACTGGGGGAGAAG ctGACTCCGGAGGATGAGGCTTTCTTATCAGAGAATGCAGGTGCCGCTCTCAGCCAGTTTCAAAAGGTGTCAGAAGGTTTAG GGTCGGGAGACAAGGTTTTGGCTCTGGCAAGTCTTGAGGTGGAGAACACTAAGAAGTAA